One genomic segment of Candidatus Baltobacteraceae bacterium includes these proteins:
- the hemC gene encoding hydroxymethylbilane synthase, translated as MLPIALRADGRRALIVGGGHVALRKAQALLEAGVALTVVAPSIDAQLRAMLDRDDARERTYTRADLDGIDLVIAATDRPEVNAQVIADARAARILACDAADPENGDFTMQATVRVGDLTFTVDSGRSTPAFAARVARELRERFGPEYDAAARTLARMRTYLRTVLDEAARAPVLRDLAERTVAELARMNPVEAEHEVEETIQRLLGGNAASTESVVCASRASTLAMTQTRLVAAKLAARGIATTILNVTTTGDREQDRPVDELGSVNVWVKELEVALRDGRADYAVHSCKDLPGMLEPDMRLAAISEREDPRDAFCSERYASFDALPPGARVGTSSARRRAQLQTLRSDLQYEAIRGNVDTRLRKLRSGEFDAIVLAMAGLRRLGARATYTVPFAPYVVVPAVAQGALAVETLSTNDTLAAQLHAAVNHEPTQWCIEAERAVLRALRAGCSAPLGVYARLRDSVMTILASFANADGSVLRERLTAPVGSLEDARALGERLAAALTAAHEPRSRPRVVLARTQDRPSRIAAELRGRGLEVVELRSSESEADAMKIVPSMLLFPSSGSVAAAASYLAWLRAQAARPLVAAMGPQSDAAAREAGFAPDIVSPEASIDAFVTAVAARLERA; from the coding sequence ATGCTCCCGATTGCCCTGCGCGCCGACGGCCGTCGCGCGCTGATCGTCGGCGGTGGGCACGTCGCCCTGCGTAAGGCGCAAGCGCTGCTCGAGGCCGGCGTCGCACTCACCGTGGTCGCACCGTCGATCGACGCGCAATTACGCGCGATGCTCGATCGCGACGACGCGCGGGAACGCACCTATACCCGGGCCGACCTCGATGGGATCGACCTCGTCATCGCTGCGACCGATCGGCCCGAGGTCAACGCGCAAGTGATTGCCGACGCGCGCGCGGCAAGGATCCTCGCATGCGACGCCGCCGATCCCGAGAACGGCGATTTCACGATGCAGGCAACCGTTCGGGTCGGTGACCTAACCTTCACCGTCGACTCCGGTCGAAGTACCCCGGCCTTTGCCGCGCGCGTCGCGCGCGAACTCCGCGAACGGTTCGGTCCGGAGTACGACGCGGCCGCGCGCACGCTCGCCCGGATGCGCACGTACCTGCGGACGGTACTCGACGAGGCTGCGCGCGCGCCCGTGCTGCGCGATCTCGCCGAACGCACGGTTGCAGAGTTGGCCCGCATGAATCCGGTCGAAGCCGAGCACGAGGTGGAGGAAACGATACAGCGCCTCTTGGGCGGCAACGCCGCAAGCACCGAGAGCGTCGTGTGCGCCTCGCGCGCGAGCACGCTCGCGATGACGCAAACCCGCCTGGTTGCGGCCAAACTCGCGGCGCGAGGTATTGCGACGACGATCCTCAACGTCACGACGACCGGCGATCGCGAGCAGGATCGTCCGGTCGACGAACTGGGCAGCGTGAACGTATGGGTCAAGGAACTCGAGGTCGCACTGCGCGACGGCCGCGCCGACTATGCGGTCCACTCGTGCAAGGATCTTCCCGGCATGCTCGAGCCCGATATGCGCCTGGCCGCGATCTCCGAACGCGAAGATCCGCGCGATGCTTTCTGCAGCGAGCGCTACGCGAGCTTCGACGCGCTTCCGCCGGGCGCGCGCGTCGGCACCTCGAGCGCGCGCCGCCGCGCGCAGCTGCAAACCCTTCGCTCGGACTTGCAATACGAAGCGATCCGCGGCAACGTCGACACACGGTTGCGCAAACTGCGCAGCGGCGAGTTCGACGCGATCGTGCTTGCGATGGCCGGGCTGCGCCGGCTCGGCGCGCGTGCGACCTACACGGTTCCGTTCGCACCGTACGTCGTCGTACCGGCGGTTGCGCAAGGCGCACTCGCCGTGGAAACGCTGAGCACGAACGACACGCTCGCGGCGCAACTTCATGCCGCCGTCAACCACGAGCCGACGCAGTGGTGCATCGAAGCCGAACGCGCGGTACTGCGCGCATTGCGCGCGGGCTGTAGCGCGCCGCTCGGGGTGTACGCACGTCTGCGGGATTCCGTCATGACGATTCTCGCCTCGTTCGCGAACGCCGACGGAAGCGTGCTTCGCGAGCGTCTGACCGCTCCGGTCGGCTCGCTCGAGGATGCCCGGGCGCTGGGCGAGCGCCTCGCCGCGGCCTTGACCGCGGCGCATGAACCCCGTTCGCGTCCGCGCGTGGTGCTTGCGCGCACGCAGGACCGGCCAAGTCGGATCGCCGCCGAGCTGCGCGGGCGCGGGCTCGAAGTGGTCGAACTGCGCAGTAGCGAATCCGAGGCGGACGCAATGAAGATCGTTCCATCCATGCTGCTCTTTCCGTCCAGCGGTTCGGTCGCCGCGGCGGCGTCGTATCTCGCTTGGCTCCGTGCTCAAGCGGCGCGACCGCTCGTCGCGGCGATGGGGCCGCAATCCGACGCCGCCGCGCGCGAGGCGGGCTTCGCCCCCGACATCGTTTCACCGGAAGCCTCGATCGACGCGTTCGTCACCGCCGTCGCGGCGCGATTGGAACGTGCATGA
- the cobA gene encoding uroporphyrinogen-III C-methyltransferase, whose product MSSGRVVLVGAGPGDPGLLTLRAAEALARADVLLYDALAGDAVVALVRPSCERIFVGKRGSHHAMEQEQIEALMIAQARDGKSVVRLKGGDPFVFGRGGEEAQALARAGIRFEIVPGISSAIGVPAYAGIPITHRDLNPGFTVVTGHEDADKSESTLDWTKLADPHRTLVFLMAMSNLGGICTRLMENGLARETPVAIIADGTRPTQRTLVGTLASVADDVARSGLGAPAVVVVGRAVELRNTLRWFDRGPLFGKRVLITRPAHQAHIFARALYARGVEPILASTIAIVRPDDAAPAHRAIDELAGYRWVVFTSQNGVDAFFERLAALDADARYIGATRVAAIGAKTAERLKAYGVRPDLVPAAFISEEIARALIEATHRGERILIYRAQEARDVLPQMLEDAGREPHVVAAYKTIFDVDPEFAQKVARADVLAFTSASTVRGFAELLDGAAAAVEAARHKLVACIGPVTAQAADELGLHVDVVADVYTTGGLLDALEAHLSLYA is encoded by the coding sequence ATGAGTAGCGGCAGGGTCGTTCTGGTCGGCGCGGGACCGGGCGATCCAGGGCTGCTCACACTTCGCGCGGCGGAGGCGCTGGCTCGCGCCGACGTGCTGCTCTACGACGCGCTCGCCGGCGACGCGGTCGTCGCGCTCGTGCGGCCGTCGTGCGAACGCATCTTCGTCGGCAAGCGCGGCAGCCATCACGCGATGGAACAAGAGCAGATCGAAGCGCTCATGATCGCACAGGCGCGCGATGGTAAGTCGGTCGTGCGTCTCAAAGGCGGCGATCCGTTCGTCTTCGGCCGCGGCGGCGAAGAAGCGCAGGCGCTGGCTCGCGCCGGCATCCGGTTCGAGATCGTGCCGGGAATCAGTTCGGCGATCGGTGTGCCGGCCTACGCGGGCATCCCGATCACGCACCGCGACCTCAATCCGGGATTCACCGTCGTGACCGGGCACGAGGATGCCGATAAATCGGAATCGACGCTCGACTGGACCAAGCTCGCCGATCCGCACCGCACGCTCGTGTTCTTGATGGCGATGAGCAACCTGGGCGGCATCTGCACGCGTTTGATGGAAAACGGGCTCGCCCGCGAGACACCGGTGGCGATCATTGCCGACGGCACCCGTCCCACCCAGCGGACGCTCGTCGGAACGCTTGCGAGCGTGGCCGACGACGTCGCGCGCAGCGGGCTGGGCGCCCCCGCCGTCGTGGTCGTCGGCCGCGCCGTTGAACTGCGCAACACGCTGCGCTGGTTCGATCGCGGTCCGCTTTTCGGCAAGCGCGTACTAATCACGCGTCCCGCACATCAAGCGCACATCTTCGCGCGCGCGCTGTACGCGCGCGGCGTGGAGCCGATCCTCGCTTCGACCATCGCCATCGTGCGGCCCGACGACGCCGCGCCCGCGCATCGCGCCATCGACGAACTCGCCGGCTATCGGTGGGTCGTTTTCACCTCGCAGAACGGCGTCGACGCGTTCTTCGAGCGCCTGGCCGCGCTCGACGCCGACGCGCGCTACATCGGCGCCACGCGGGTCGCGGCGATCGGCGCGAAGACCGCGGAGCGGCTGAAAGCGTACGGCGTGCGGCCGGATCTCGTGCCGGCGGCTTTCATCAGTGAGGAAATCGCGCGCGCGCTGATCGAGGCGACGCACCGGGGCGAGCGCATCCTGATCTATCGCGCCCAAGAAGCGCGCGACGTTCTGCCGCAAATGCTCGAAGACGCCGGCCGCGAGCCGCACGTCGTCGCCGCGTACAAGACCATCTTCGACGTCGATCCGGAGTTCGCGCAAAAAGTCGCGCGGGCCGACGTGCTCGCATTCACGAGCGCGAGCACGGTCCGCGGCTTTGCCGAACTGCTCGACGGCGCTGCGGCCGCGGTCGAGGCAGCGCGTCACAAGCTCGTCGCGTGCATCGGTCCCGTTACGGCGCAGGCCGCCGATGAACTCGGCTTGCACGTCGACGTCGTCGCCGACGTTTACACGACCGGCGGCTTGCTGGACGCGCTCGAAGCGCACCTTTCGCTGTACGCGTGA
- a CDS encoding redox-sensing transcriptional repressor Rex, with protein sequence MIDPGTPRLYAYHRALREAAQAGKTTITSQGLAVMLGHTVSSTQIRKDLSSLGPLGRRGHGYAIEPLAEQLAWVLGLEHEWRIAIVGFGYLGHALARFITAREARFRIAAIFDNSPTLIGQNWQGITVTNVATMEADIARADCNIGVIAVPAPSAAPIAQRMAACGIRAILNFAPTALHLRAPVLVRNVDLAGELSMLTHWLTSADSAQAEAQA encoded by the coding sequence ATGATCGATCCGGGCACCCCGCGGCTTTACGCCTATCACCGGGCCCTGCGCGAAGCAGCGCAGGCCGGGAAGACGACGATCACCTCACAGGGCCTGGCCGTGATGCTCGGCCACACGGTTTCCAGCACGCAGATTCGCAAGGACCTCTCCTCCCTCGGGCCGCTCGGACGCCGAGGCCACGGCTATGCGATTGAACCGCTAGCCGAACAGCTCGCTTGGGTCTTAGGATTGGAGCATGAGTGGCGCATCGCGATCGTCGGATTCGGCTACCTGGGTCATGCTCTCGCGCGTTTCATCACCGCCCGTGAGGCGCGCTTTCGTATCGCCGCGATCTTCGATAACTCGCCGACGCTGATCGGTCAGAACTGGCAGGGAATCACGGTCACCAACGTCGCCACCATGGAAGCAGACATTGCACGCGCCGATTGCAACATCGGCGTCATCGCGGTCCCGGCGCCCTCCGCCGCGCCGATTGCGCAGCGGATGGCGGCTTGCGGCATTCGCGCGATCCTGAACTTCGCGCCGACCGCGCTGCACTTGCGCGCGCCGGTGCTGGTACGCAACGTCGATCTGGCGGGCGAACTCTCGATGCTCACGCATTGGCTCACGAGCGCGGATTCAGCGCAGGCGGAGGCGCAAGCCTGA
- a CDS encoding molybdenum cofactor guanylyltransferase produces MQPHESREPDLAIVILAGGRATRFPGKLEAVLDGEPLLARVYHHLREIAPVVIAGAGTFSGALDAALECPIVVDRWPGRGPLGGLLSAAYAVDARRIFAVAGDTPLVTADVARHLLAAWVEGDEAAVPEHEGALEPLAALYDRAALVREGWECLQSGDASMHAVLARMRVRRVALPAAFFVNVNTAADLSRLPETV; encoded by the coding sequence GTGCAGCCACACGAATCCCGTGAACCCGATCTGGCGATCGTGATCCTGGCGGGCGGACGCGCCACGCGCTTTCCGGGTAAACTGGAAGCGGTACTCGACGGTGAGCCGCTGCTGGCTCGCGTCTATCATCATTTACGCGAGATCGCGCCGGTGGTGATCGCCGGAGCGGGCACGTTCTCGGGCGCGCTCGACGCGGCGCTCGAATGTCCGATCGTCGTCGATCGCTGGCCGGGCCGCGGCCCGCTCGGCGGATTGCTCTCGGCCGCGTACGCGGTGGATGCTCGCCGCATCTTCGCCGTCGCCGGCGACACGCCGCTGGTCACGGCCGACGTCGCCCGGCATCTGCTCGCCGCCTGGGTAGAGGGCGACGAAGCCGCCGTGCCCGAGCACGAGGGCGCGCTCGAGCCGCTCGCGGCGCTCTACGATCGCGCCGCGCTCGTGCGTGAAGGATGGGAATGTCTGCAAAGCGGGGATGCCTCGATGCACGCGGTGCTCGCGCGCATGCGCGTACGCCGCGTTGCGCTGCCCGCGGCGTTCTTCGTCAACGTCAACACCGCAGCCGATCTCTCGCGCTTGCCGGAGACCGTGTGA
- the hemB gene encoding porphobilinogen synthase, with protein sequence MNVRPRRLRRTPVVRSMVREHAVRVDSLVMPMFVVARESDAGPISSMPGIARLTVRSAVAEARELYALGIRSTLLFGIPDRKDAVASSNYDPDGVVQRAIAAIKGAVPEMYVIADLCNCEYTDHGHCGILDARGDVDNDKTVELLVRTALTYAQAGIDVVAPSDMMDGRVEALRSALDAHGYSGVSIMAYSAKYASAFYGPFREAADSAPQSGDRRTYQMDPPNAREAMREIALDIEEGADVVMVKPALPYLDIVRMARDAFDVPIAVYNVSGEYSMVQAAIERGWLEHDRTIDELLVSFVRAGADIIITYFAKEYAHRAATRIP encoded by the coding sequence ATGAACGTGCGGCCGCGGCGCTTGCGCCGCACGCCGGTCGTGCGTTCGATGGTGCGCGAGCACGCGGTCCGCGTCGATTCACTGGTGATGCCGATGTTCGTCGTTGCGCGCGAGAGCGACGCCGGCCCGATCTCCTCGATGCCCGGCATCGCGCGCCTGACCGTGCGAAGCGCGGTTGCCGAGGCGCGCGAACTCTATGCGCTCGGCATTCGCAGCACGCTGCTTTTCGGCATACCCGATCGTAAGGACGCGGTTGCGTCGAGCAACTACGATCCCGACGGCGTGGTCCAGCGCGCGATAGCCGCGATCAAGGGCGCCGTTCCCGAGATGTACGTGATTGCCGATCTGTGTAACTGTGAATATACCGACCACGGACACTGCGGCATCCTCGATGCCCGCGGCGACGTGGACAACGACAAAACGGTGGAGCTGCTCGTGCGTACCGCCCTGACCTATGCCCAGGCCGGCATCGACGTCGTCGCTCCTTCCGACATGATGGACGGACGGGTCGAAGCGCTGCGCAGCGCGCTCGACGCTCATGGCTACAGCGGTGTCTCGATCATGGCGTATAGCGCAAAGTACGCGTCGGCGTTCTACGGGCCGTTTCGGGAAGCCGCGGACTCGGCGCCGCAATCCGGCGACCGCCGCACGTATCAGATGGATCCGCCCAACGCCCGCGAGGCGATGCGCGAGATCGCGCTCGATATCGAAGAAGGCGCCGACGTCGTGATGGTCAAGCCCGCGCTTCCCTATCTCGATATCGTGCGCATGGCGCGAGACGCATTCGACGTACCGATCGCCGTGTACAACGTGAGCGGCGAATATTCGATGGTGCAGGCGGCGATCGAACGCGGGTGGCTCGAGCACGATCGAACGATCGACGAACTCTTGGTCTCCTTTGTTCGCGCGGGTGCGGACATCATCATCACCTACTTTGCAAAGGAGTACGCGCACCGTGCAGCCACACGAATCCCGTGA
- the hemA gene encoding glutamyl-tRNA reductase translates to MPLVCLGLSHHTAPVEVRERHAFPASRMVEALVALRDYPSVKEAVMLQTCGRLEIYAELDDYEIGVAQLRAFLSNFGHGLARERYDLDSYLYTLLGRQAIEHLFRVATGLDSMLIGEAEILGQVKDAYIQAQHAKSSGKTLHRLFREALNAGKHARSQTRIGDESASIATAAVEAAKVRIGALDGKSVVVIGAGKMGRTAVRRLRQEGAEHLIVTNRTISRAQELIAEVGFGEAVEMPGLLDALAAADVVVTSTGASHFVVTHEHVRRSMARRPSRPLFIIDIAVPRDVDPEVRAVENVALIDIDGLKSVVEEKLEVRREAIPQVEEIIDEFIARFGAWYQSRLAVPVIASLTQKAEAIRMAELARLFARAGDLTEREKMLITGMSMTIVSKFLHSVVVKIREKATSNRAEAIAQARLLDELFELDLAGRMAELLPAAIVSNIDE, encoded by the coding sequence ATGCCTCTCGTGTGCCTGGGCCTCTCGCATCATACCGCGCCGGTCGAAGTGCGCGAGCGCCACGCATTTCCCGCCTCGCGGATGGTCGAAGCGCTGGTCGCGCTGCGTGATTATCCCTCGGTCAAAGAAGCGGTGATGCTGCAAACCTGCGGCCGGCTCGAGATCTACGCCGAGCTCGACGACTATGAAATCGGCGTTGCCCAATTGCGCGCCTTCCTCTCCAACTTCGGTCACGGGCTCGCGCGCGAACGCTACGATCTCGATTCGTATCTCTACACGCTGCTCGGGCGTCAGGCGATCGAGCATCTTTTCCGCGTCGCGACGGGCCTCGATTCGATGCTGATCGGCGAAGCCGAGATCCTCGGCCAGGTCAAGGACGCGTACATTCAAGCCCAGCATGCGAAATCGTCGGGCAAGACACTGCACCGCCTTTTCCGCGAGGCGCTCAACGCCGGCAAACACGCCCGCTCGCAAACGCGCATCGGCGATGAATCCGCCTCGATTGCGACCGCCGCGGTCGAAGCCGCCAAGGTTCGCATCGGCGCGCTCGACGGGAAATCGGTGGTCGTGATCGGTGCCGGGAAAATGGGCCGCACCGCGGTCCGCCGGCTCCGCCAAGAAGGCGCCGAGCACTTGATCGTCACCAACCGCACGATTTCGCGCGCGCAGGAATTGATCGCCGAGGTCGGCTTCGGCGAAGCGGTCGAAATGCCGGGATTGCTCGACGCCCTCGCGGCGGCCGACGTCGTCGTCACGTCGACCGGGGCATCGCACTTCGTCGTCACCCACGAACACGTGCGCCGGTCCATGGCCAGGCGTCCCTCACGGCCGCTCTTCATCATCGACATCGCCGTTCCGCGCGACGTCGATCCGGAAGTGCGCGCGGTGGAGAACGTGGCCCTGATCGACATCGACGGCTTGAAAAGCGTCGTCGAAGAGAAGCTCGAGGTGCGCCGGGAAGCGATTCCGCAAGTCGAAGAAATCATCGACGAATTCATCGCGCGCTTCGGCGCGTGGTATCAATCTCGGCTGGCGGTACCGGTGATTGCCTCGCTCACGCAAAAGGCGGAAGCGATTCGAATGGCCGAACTCGCGCGGCTTTTCGCGCGCGCGGGCGATCTGACCGAGCGCGAGAAGATGCTGATCACCGGCATGTCGATGACGATCGTTTCGAAATTCTTGCACTCGGTCGTGGTGAAGATTCGCGAAAAGGCCACGAGCAATCGTGCCGAAGCGATCGCGCAGGCGCGCTTGCTGGACGAACTTTTCGAACTCGATCTCGCCGGCCGCATGGCCGAGCTCCTTCCTGCGGCGATCGTATCCAACATCGATGAGTAG
- the hemL gene encoding glutamate-1-semialdehyde 2,1-aminomutase, with product MNFERSISAFARAKNVIAGGVNSSVRAFKAVGGTPVFMKSGSGAMICDIDGHEFIDYVLSWGPLILGHAHPAVVKAIQAAAARGSSFGTPTEAESELAELICAMVPSIERVRFTSSGTEATMSAVRLARGYTRRDKIVKFAGCYHGAADAFLISAGSSALTLGVPSSPGVPKNVAADTLVVPYNDAPALERVFAEDGPQIACVIVEPCVGNMGLVLPQEGYLQHVREVCTRHKALLIFDEVLTGFRVARGGVQERTGVLPDLTTLGKVIGGGLPVGAFGGRAEIMAYLTPEGPVFHAGTLSGNPLAMAAGIATLKLVRDDATLFERLEVLTKLLTDGLREICSKHDVPHQTAYAGSVFGFFFTNEHVTDLMSAMKSDTALYARYFHAMLDRGIYLAPSQFEAGFVSSAHTTRDIERTLAAADASLAEVRAAV from the coding sequence GTGAACTTCGAGCGTTCGATTTCGGCATTTGCACGCGCGAAGAATGTCATCGCCGGCGGCGTCAATTCGTCGGTTCGCGCGTTCAAAGCCGTCGGCGGCACACCGGTTTTCATGAAGAGCGGCTCCGGTGCGATGATCTGCGACATCGACGGCCACGAATTCATCGACTACGTGCTTTCGTGGGGTCCGCTGATTCTCGGCCATGCTCATCCCGCCGTGGTAAAAGCCATACAAGCCGCTGCGGCGCGCGGCAGTTCGTTCGGGACGCCGACGGAAGCCGAGAGCGAACTGGCCGAATTGATCTGTGCGATGGTACCGAGCATCGAGCGCGTGCGCTTCACCTCGAGCGGCACCGAAGCTACGATGAGCGCCGTGCGTCTCGCGCGCGGATACACGCGGCGCGATAAGATCGTCAAGTTCGCGGGTTGCTATCACGGCGCCGCCGACGCATTTCTCATCTCCGCGGGTTCGAGCGCGCTCACGCTCGGCGTCCCCAGTTCGCCGGGAGTTCCGAAGAACGTCGCCGCCGATACGCTCGTCGTACCTTACAACGATGCGCCCGCGCTCGAACGCGTTTTTGCCGAAGACGGGCCGCAGATCGCATGCGTCATCGTCGAACCTTGCGTCGGCAACATGGGACTCGTGCTGCCGCAGGAGGGCTATCTGCAGCACGTACGCGAGGTGTGCACGCGCCACAAAGCGCTGCTGATTTTCGACGAGGTGCTGACCGGCTTTCGGGTCGCGCGCGGCGGCGTGCAAGAGCGCACCGGCGTCCTGCCCGATCTTACGACGCTCGGTAAGGTGATCGGAGGCGGGCTGCCGGTCGGTGCGTTCGGGGGTCGCGCCGAGATCATGGCCTATCTCACACCCGAGGGCCCGGTTTTTCACGCAGGCACGCTCTCGGGAAACCCGCTGGCGATGGCCGCCGGCATTGCCACGCTGAAGCTCGTACGCGACGACGCCACGCTGTTCGAGCGGCTCGAAGTCCTCACCAAACTCCTCACCGACGGATTGCGCGAAATCTGCAGCAAGCACGACGTACCGCACCAGACGGCCTACGCGGGAAGCGTATTCGGGTTCTTCTTCACAAATGAACACGTGACTGATTTAATGAGCGCAATGAAGTCGGATACGGCGCTCTATGCAAGGTATTTTCACGCCATGCTCGATCGCGGGATCTACCTCGCTCCTTCACAATTCGAGGCTGGATTCGTCTCGAGCGCCCATACCACGCGGGACATCGAGCGCACGCTGGCTGCCGCCGACGCGAGCCTGGCGGAGGTGCGCGCCGCCGTCTGA
- a CDS encoding DUF92 domain-containing protein, with protein MTRIGLSPGGSVAAAIVGTLVWIFGGWQCMVVLLAFFIPSTLISRVGRARKRKLVDIGKHGPRDAMQVLANGGVATLAVLFARHFGAPAFAAFAGAFAAASADTWATEIGTLARGAPRSILTLRPLASGLSGGITAQGSLAQVGGALVVAITAALLHVAALLPVLVAGVAGSLVDSVLGATLQTLRYCPQCARECETDPHVCGTPTVVRRGLRWMSNDTVNFAATLCGAILAFCGI; from the coding sequence GTGACGCGTATCGGCCTCTCGCCGGGCGGGTCCGTCGCCGCCGCGATCGTCGGCACGCTGGTTTGGATTTTCGGAGGCTGGCAATGCATGGTCGTGCTGCTGGCCTTCTTTATTCCGTCGACTCTGATTTCGCGCGTCGGACGCGCGCGTAAACGAAAGCTGGTCGATATCGGCAAGCACGGACCGCGCGACGCGATGCAGGTACTCGCCAACGGCGGCGTTGCGACGCTCGCGGTGCTCTTCGCGCGGCACTTCGGCGCGCCGGCTTTCGCCGCATTCGCGGGCGCCTTTGCCGCCGCGTCGGCCGACACGTGGGCGACCGAGATCGGCACCCTTGCGCGCGGCGCCCCGCGGTCGATCCTCACGCTGCGACCGCTCGCATCCGGCCTCTCCGGCGGCATTACCGCTCAAGGATCGCTAGCGCAAGTCGGTGGTGCTCTCGTGGTCGCGATCACCGCAGCGTTGCTGCACGTGGCGGCGTTGCTCCCGGTGCTCGTTGCGGGCGTTGCCGGATCGCTCGTCGATTCCGTGCTCGGTGCGACGTTGCAGACGTTGCGTTACTGCCCCCAATGTGCGCGCGAGTGCGAAACCGACCCACACGTCTGCGGAACGCCCACCGTCGTTCGTCGCGGGTTGCGTTGGATGAGCAACGACACGGTCAACTTTGCAGCGACGCTGTGCGGTGCTATTCTTGCTTTTTGCGGCATTTGA